A window of Candidatus Obscuribacterales bacterium contains these coding sequences:
- a CDS encoding MFS transporter, with the protein MSAFSQLDPLLRRNLLILFTAGLLFWAGLSSLLPTLPLYIEDIGGDRHQVGIVMGAFAIGLLASRPSLARLADARGRKVVLLIGMAAIAFAPLGYLATGSIPLLIVIRAFHGLSIAAFALAYSALVVDFSPPHQRGELIGYMSLVNPMGLAIGPALGGYLQEWLNYDAVFIMSFAMGTVGLICTAYVQDAPHLVSPTAAIAAQAAERKKAAFWRLLVSDRVRVPALIMLMVGLAFGTLSTFAPLYVREVGISVNVGLFYTAAAIASFSIRLISGPGSDRYGRGVFITLSVVLYTASMLMLWQTQNDAMFLMAAVLQGAGSGTLIPMVAALMADRSYPDERGRIFGVCMTGFDLGIALAGPFLGAIADQTGITALFGLCGGMTFVGLLVFLLFSSKDVAHSLRFATGRERDIYALD; encoded by the coding sequence TTGAGCGCTTTTTCCCAACTTGATCCGTTGTTACGACGTAACCTGCTGATTTTATTTACAGCAGGTCTTTTATTTTGGGCCGGTCTGTCCTCCTTATTGCCCACCCTGCCGCTTTATATTGAGGATATTGGCGGCGATCGCCATCAGGTAGGCATTGTCATGGGAGCGTTTGCCATTGGTCTCTTAGCCTCGCGTCCTAGCTTGGCCCGACTGGCTGATGCTCGTGGCCGCAAGGTGGTGTTGCTCATTGGCATGGCAGCGATCGCTTTTGCACCCTTGGGGTATTTGGCAACTGGATCGATTCCCCTGCTGATTGTGATTCGCGCCTTTCATGGGTTGAGTATTGCTGCCTTTGCCCTCGCCTATAGCGCCCTCGTGGTCGATTTTTCCCCACCCCATCAGCGGGGAGAACTGATTGGCTATATGAGTTTGGTGAATCCCATGGGTTTGGCGATCGGGCCAGCCCTGGGGGGCTATTTACAAGAGTGGCTTAACTACGATGCCGTGTTCATCATGTCGTTTGCCATGGGAACGGTGGGTCTGATCTGCACGGCCTATGTGCAAGATGCGCCCCATCTTGTGTCGCCCACGGCGGCGATCGCTGCCCAGGCAGCGGAGCGGAAAAAGGCTGCGTTTTGGCGGCTGTTGGTGAGCGATCGGGTGCGGGTGCCCGCGTTGATCATGCTGATGGTGGGGCTAGCCTTTGGCACCCTCAGCACCTTTGCGCCGCTCTACGTGCGGGAGGTGGGTATTTCAGTGAATGTGGGTTTGTTTTACACCGCCGCAGCGATCGCTAGTTTTTCCATTCGCTTGATCTCCGGGCCAGGCTCCGATCGCTATGGGCGGGGGGTGTTTATTACCCTCAGCGTGGTTCTCTACACAGCATCGATGCTGATGCTGTGGCAGACCCAAAATGATGCGATGTTTTTGATGGCTGCGGTGCTGCAGGGGGCTGGTTCGGGAACCCTGATTCCCATGGTGGCGGCGCTCATGGCCGATCGCTCCTATCCAGATGAACGGGGGCGTATTTTTGGCGTTTGTATGACAGGTTTTGACCTAGGGATTGCCCTTGCTGGGCCATTTCTAGGGGCGATCGCTGACCAGACGGGCATCACGGCTCTATTTGGTCTCTGTGGTGGCATGACGTTTGTGGGTCTCCTGGTCTTCCTCCTGTTTTCCAGCAAAGATGTGGCCCATTCCCTACGTTTCGCCACCGGACGAGAACGGGATATTTATGCGTTGGATTAG
- the aroH gene encoding chorismate mutase, with translation MEWKVRAIRGATTVSENSVEAIQDAVHELLDELESLNQLDPSDIISAMFSATRDIDVVFPAAIARSRPRWDNVPLLDVQQMHVEGGLERCIRFLIHVNTPHPQVHHPYLRNAKNLRPDWGVAPVIPSPSTVQSHS, from the coding sequence GTGGAGTGGAAGGTTCGGGCAATTCGTGGGGCAACTACCGTTTCAGAAAACTCAGTGGAGGCCATTCAAGATGCGGTGCATGAGTTGCTTGATGAATTGGAATCGCTGAACCAGTTGGATCCATCTGATATCATCAGCGCCATGTTTTCGGCAACCCGCGATATTGATGTGGTGTTTCCAGCAGCGATTGCGCGATCGCGTCCCCGTTGGGATAATGTACCGCTGTTGGACGTCCAACAGATGCATGTTGAAGGCGGGCTAGAACGCTGCATCCGGTTTTTAATCCATGTCAATACGCCCCATCCCCAAGTGCATCATCCCTACCTGAGAAATGCCAAAAATCTACGGCCCGATTGGGGCGTTGCCCCTGTGATTCCTTCTCCCTCCACCGTGCAGTCTCATTCCTGA
- the recG gene encoding ATP-dependent DNA helicase RecG yields MDWERLQKALSYEAEGAFNDRQGKAHRFSEFLHLSLRDPSGDLPEGDRSRCREIADRYRAYGDMTLAQRRHLVADTRRFVLQSRRLLDVAHQPPPAATPAPKARPPHTKSITELVGMSSQLDLDQAVTYLKGMGPKNSDRLAKLGIYTVRDLLYYYPRDYLDYAREVNIRDLEAGETVTLLGTVKRCMCFTSPRNPKLTIFELVLRDRTGQIKLNRFFPGSRYSNRGWQEQQKRQYPIGARVAASGLVKVNKYGTTLDDPQIEVLSGPDDPIDSLTVGRVVPIYPLTDGVNANLLRRAMLEAIPAAAQLADPLPQTLRDQFELMTLSEAIAQIHYPDHSDRLSQARRRLVFDEFFYLQLGLLQRRQTQRQAQTSAILTPQGALIEQFYDVLPFPLTQAQQRVVSDILQDLEHPMPMNRLVQGDVGSGKTVVAVIAALAAIQSSYQVALMAPTEVLAEQHYRKLVGWFNLLHLPVELLTGSTKVSKRRHIHTQLETGELPLLVGTHALIEDPVRFSKLGLVVIDEQHRFGVEQRARLCRKGDNPHVLTLSATPIPRTLALTLHGDLDVSQIDELPPGRKPIQTTLLTGSDRAHAYDLMRREIAQGRQVYVVLPLVDESEQLDLRSAIEEFQRLSETVFPDFSVGLLHGRMSSADKDQAIQQFRQNETQILVSTTVVEVGVDVPNASVMLIEHAERFGLSQLHQLRGRVGRGADQSFCLLMSTSKAETARQRLKVLEQSQDGFFIAEMDMRFRGPGQVLGKRQSGLPDFALASLVDDQDVLEVARNAAKTLMEQDPTLEPWDAMRQELAYRYRKLMGGAMMN; encoded by the coding sequence ATGGATTGGGAGCGTCTGCAAAAAGCACTGTCCTATGAAGCGGAGGGAGCGTTCAACGATCGCCAAGGGAAGGCTCATCGCTTTAGTGAGTTTTTACACCTCAGTCTCCGTGATCCCTCGGGTGACCTGCCGGAAGGCGATCGCTCTCGCTGCCGGGAAATAGCCGATCGCTACCGGGCCTATGGGGACATGACCCTGGCCCAACGCCGACATTTGGTGGCAGATACTCGGCGGTTTGTGCTGCAAAGTCGGCGCTTATTAGACGTGGCCCATCAGCCACCCCCAGCGGCGACGCCTGCACCCAAAGCTCGCCCGCCCCACACCAAGTCGATCACTGAATTAGTAGGTATGTCATCCCAGCTTGACCTCGACCAAGCGGTGACCTACTTGAAAGGCATGGGCCCCAAGAACAGCGATCGCTTAGCCAAGCTCGGCATCTATACCGTGCGAGATCTGCTCTACTATTATCCCCGCGACTATTTGGACTATGCCCGCGAGGTGAACATCCGCGATCTGGAGGCTGGGGAAACGGTCACGTTACTGGGAACGGTCAAGCGCTGTATGTGTTTTACCAGTCCCCGCAATCCTAAGCTGACTATTTTTGAACTGGTGCTGCGCGATCGCACTGGTCAGATCAAGCTGAATCGCTTTTTCCCCGGCAGTCGCTACAGCAATCGGGGTTGGCAAGAGCAGCAAAAACGCCAATATCCCATCGGTGCCCGGGTAGCGGCGTCGGGCTTGGTGAAGGTGAATAAGTACGGCACGACGTTGGATGATCCGCAAATCGAAGTTCTGTCGGGCCCCGATGACCCGATCGATTCTCTCACCGTGGGGCGGGTGGTGCCCATTTACCCGCTCACAGATGGCGTGAATGCCAATCTCCTGCGCCGGGCCATGCTAGAGGCGATTCCAGCAGCGGCGCAGTTGGCCGATCCCTTGCCCCAGACCCTGCGCGATCAGTTTGAGCTGATGACCTTATCGGAGGCGATCGCCCAGATTCACTATCCCGACCATAGCGATCGCCTCAGCCAAGCCCGTCGTCGGCTAGTCTTCGATGAATTTTTCTACCTACAGTTGGGGCTACTTCAGCGCCGCCAGACCCAGCGCCAGGCCCAAACCTCGGCTATTCTCACACCCCAGGGTGCCTTGATTGAGCAGTTTTACGACGTCTTGCCCTTTCCTCTCACCCAGGCCCAGCAGCGGGTGGTCAGCGATATTTTGCAGGATCTAGAACATCCCATGCCCATGAACCGCTTGGTGCAGGGGGATGTGGGATCAGGAAAAACGGTTGTGGCGGTGATTGCTGCCCTAGCGGCGATTCAGTCAAGCTATCAAGTGGCCCTGATGGCTCCCACGGAAGTGCTAGCGGAGCAGCATTATCGCAAGCTGGTGGGCTGGTTTAACCTGTTGCACCTACCGGTGGAGTTGCTTACGGGATCTACTAAAGTCTCCAAACGCCGACACATTCACACTCAGCTAGAAACCGGCGAACTGCCGCTATTGGTGGGCACCCATGCCCTGATTGAGGATCCGGTACGCTTCAGCAAGCTGGGCTTGGTGGTGATTGATGAACAGCATCGCTTTGGGGTGGAGCAACGGGCCCGCCTCTGCCGTAAGGGCGATAATCCCCACGTGCTCACCCTGTCGGCAACGCCCATTCCCCGCACCCTAGCCCTGACTCTACACGGCGATCTAGACGTTAGCCAGATCGATGAACTGCCGCCTGGACGCAAACCGATTCAAACCACGCTGTTGACCGGGAGCGATCGCGCCCATGCCTACGATCTGATGCGCCGGGAAATTGCCCAAGGTCGCCAAGTCTATGTGGTACTACCCTTGGTGGATGAGTCGGAACAACTGGATTTGCGATCGGCTATTGAAGAATTTCAGCGTCTCAGCGAGACGGTCTTTCCAGACTTTTCCGTAGGGCTGCTGCATGGCCGCATGTCGTCAGCAGACAAAGATCAGGCGATTCAACAATTTCGTCAGAATGAGACCCAGATTTTGGTCTCGACCACGGTGGTGGAGGTAGGGGTAGACGTGCCCAATGCCAGTGTGATGTTGATCGAACATGCGGAGCGATTTGGCCTATCCCAGCTCCACCAACTGCGGGGACGGGTAGGGCGGGGTGCCGATCAGTCGTTTTGTCTGCTGATGAGTACGTCTAAGGCCGAAACGGCTCGTCAACGGCTGAAGGTGTTGGAGCAGTCCCAGGATGGATTTTTTATTGCTGAAATGGATATGCGTTTCCGGGGGCCAGGACAGGTTTTAGGCAAACGACAGTCAGGCCTGCCAGATTTTGCCTTGGCCAGTTTAGTGGATGACCAAGATGTTTTGGAGGTGGCCCGCAATGCTGCCAAGACGTTGATGGAGCAGGATCCTACCCTAGAACCCTGGGATGCCATGCGGCAGGAGTTGGCCTATCGCTACCGAAAACTCATGGGTGGAGCCATGATGAATTAG
- a CDS encoding pentapeptide repeat-containing protein, with the protein MADPTCLDVIQHGTQVWNEFRKTYKGKPDLSNANLSLRNLAGINLSGMNLIGANLIGTDLSGADLSGAYLIRARLIGADLVGTTLIKAMLRGADLAEATCCMANFSRADLMDAMLAGTHLNQCYLIEANLQNTNLYRADISQANVVGANLNRASLVHADCTRANLSRTNLREVIGVRTTFDWADLSGADLRGADMTGASVVGTQMKETNLTGVILPTPIVLAS; encoded by the coding sequence ATGGCAGATCCTACTTGTCTTGATGTGATCCAACACGGCACTCAGGTTTGGAATGAATTTCGCAAAACCTATAAGGGTAAGCCAGATTTAAGCAATGCCAACTTGAGTCTCCGCAACCTAGCGGGGATCAACTTATCTGGCATGAATCTTATTGGTGCTAATTTGATTGGTACCGATTTAAGCGGTGCGGACTTGAGCGGTGCATACTTAATTCGTGCGCGGCTGATTGGTGCTGATTTGGTGGGCACAACTCTTATTAAGGCGATGTTGCGGGGGGCAGACTTGGCAGAGGCTACCTGCTGTATGGCTAACTTCAGTCGAGCTGATTTAATGGATGCCATGCTGGCTGGAACCCATCTCAATCAGTGTTACTTGATTGAGGCCAATTTACAGAATACTAATCTTTATCGAGCGGATATCAGCCAGGCTAACGTAGTTGGCGCTAACCTGAATCGCGCTAGTTTAGTCCATGCTGACTGTACCCGTGCCAATTTGAGCCGCACTAACCTCAGAGAGGTGATCGGGGTGCGAACCACGTTTGACTGGGCGGATTTGTCGGGTGCAGATTTGCGAGGGGCTGATATGACCGGCGCTAGTGTAGTGGGCACCCAGATGAAAGAGACCAATCTCACCGGCGTGATCTTGCCAACGCCGATTGTGCTGGCCAGCTAA